Proteins encoded within one genomic window of Drosophila willistoni isolate 14030-0811.24 chromosome XL unlocalized genomic scaffold, UCI_dwil_1.1 Seg141, whole genome shotgun sequence:
- the LOC6648267 gene encoding kelch-like protein 5 isoform X1, protein MSAVNQKDSPSRDSTASTSGHISMLAENTLESLSRDYSLGSLNSAGSQDEFFRCRDHADNILKRMQLYVDSQQLCDVVLIAGIDGKRVPAHRLVLSASSAYFSAMFTGSLRETKEQEVTLGEVHGDALHLLVQYCYTGFIELREDTVETLLATACLLQLNSVVTACCNFLARQLHPSNCLGFAFFAEQQSCTTLLRLAQAYTCQYFMQVCQNQEFFQLNADQLGKLLCSDDLNVPSEQDVFHSLMSWVRHDGANREQHIPELLALVRLPLLQPAFIMDHVENVCNANECQQLVMEAFKWHLMPERRSRIATERTTPRKSTVGRLLAVGGMDAHKGPISIESYCPRLDKWTPWKHMTSRRLQFGAAVMEDKLILVGGRDGLKTLNTVESLDLNTMAWAPLNPMATPRHGLGVAVLEGPLYAVGGHDGWSYLNTVERWDPIARTWSYVAPMSSMRSTAGVAVLGGRLYAVGGRDGSVCHRSIECYDPHTNKWSLLAPMNRRRGGVAVTVANGFLYALGGHDCPASNPMVCRTETVERYDPATDNWTLICSLALGRDAIGCALLGDRLIVVGGYDGNHAIKHVEEYDPVRNAWNELASMGFPRAGACVVAIPNIIPPAAQQPPPSATKKKWKPVRLDRVCYRLPRSVEFVDYYNM, encoded by the exons atGTCAGCAGTCAATCAAAAAGACAGTCCAAGTCGTGACTCCACCGCATCGACATCAGGACATATCTCAATGCTAGCCGAGAATACACTGGAATCCTTATCCCGTGATTATAGTCTCGGGAGCTTGAATTCAGCTGGCAGCCAGGATGAGTTCTTTCGCTGTCGGGATCATGCCGATAATATATTAAAACGCATGCAACTGTATGTGGATAGTCAGCAATTGTGCGATGTGGTACTCATAGCTGGCATCGATGGCAAGCG CGTGCCCGCACATCGTCTGGTACTATCAGCCTCAAGTGCCTACTTTTCCGCCATGTTTACGGGATCCCTACGAGAAACCAAAGAGCAAGAGGTCACTCTGGGTGAGGTGCATGGCGATGCTTTGCATTTACTGGTGCAATATTGTTATACCGGGTTCATTGAACTCCGGGAAGACACCGTAGAGACACTACTGGCCACTGCCTGCCTTTTACAATTGAATTCCGTGGTGACGGCATGTTGCAATTTCCTGGCACGTCAATTGCATCCTTCCAATTGTCTGGGATTCGCTTTCTTTGCCGAGCAACAAAGCTGCACCACATTGCTACGATTGGCCCAGGCCTATACCTGTCAATATTTCATGCAGGTGTGCCAAAATCAAGAATTCTTTCAACTAAATGCCGATCAGTTGGGTAAACTGTTATGCAGCGATGATCTCAATGTGCCATCCGAGCAGGATGTCTTCCATAGTCTTATGTCATGGGTGCGTCACGATGGCGCTAATCGGGAGCAGCATATACCAGAGCTATTGGCACTTGTCCGACTGCCTTTGCTGCAGCCAGCATTTATAATGGATCATGTGGAGAATGTGTGCAATGCCAATGAATGCCAACAGCTGGTCATGGAGGCATTCAAATGGCATTTGATGCCCGAGAGGCGATCCCGCATAGCCACAGAGCGGACAACGCCACGTAAGTCTACGGTTGGACGTTTGCTGGCTGTCGGTGGCATGGATGCGCACAAGGGCCCCATCAGCATAGAAAGCTACTGCCCTCGGTTGGACAAGTGGACGCCATGGAAACATATGACCAGTCGTCGACTTCAATTTGGCGCAGCTGTTATGGAGGACAAACTGATATTGGTTGGAGGGCGTGATGGcctaaaaactttaaatacgGTGGAAAGTCTGGATTTAAATACGATGGCCTGGGCCCCACTAAATCCCATGGCAACGCCACGGCACGGCCTCGGGGTGGCTGTATTGGAGGGTCCGCTCTATGCGGTAGGCGGTCATGATGGTTGGAGCTATTTAAACACAGTAGAACG CTGGGATCCCATTGCACGTACATGGAGCTATGTGGCGCCCATGTCATCGATGCGTTCAACTGCTGGTGTGGCTGTGTTAGGTGGACGACTGTATGCGGTGGGAGGACGTGATGGTTCGGTTTGTCATCGTTCTATTGAATGCTATGACCCTCATACCAACAAATGGAGCCTATTGGCACCTATGAATCGGCGACGTGGAGGCGTGGCC GTGACTGTGGCGAATGGTTTCCTTTATGCCTTGGGCGGACATGATTGTCCAGCCAGTAATCCCATGGTCTGCCGCACTGAAACTGTCGAACGCTATGACCCAGCAACCGATAACTGGACACTG ATTTGCTCACTGGCTTTGGGCAGAGATGCCATTGGTTGTGCTCTGCTTGGAGATCGCCTTATTGTTGTCGGTGGCTATGATGGTAACCATGCTATTAAGCATGTCGAGGAATATGATCCTGTTCGCAATGCCTGGAACGAATTGGCATCCATGGGCTTTCCACGGGCTGGCGCCTGTGTTGTGGCCATACCGAATATTATACCGCCAGCAGCTCAACAGCCACCGCCTAGTGCTACA AAAAAGAAGTGGAAACCAGTTAGATTGGATCGAGTCTGCTATAGGCTTCCTAGATCCGTCGAATTTGTCGACTACTATAATATGTAG
- the LOC6648265 gene encoding extracellular signal-regulated kinase 7, which produces MASLAPNAHDRRIHELDENVEELFDVRKRLGKGAYGIVWKAVDKRQKETVALKKIFDAFRDETDAQRTYREVIFLRAFRHHPNIIRMLDIYKAGNNLDFYLVFEFMESDLHNVIKKGDVLKDIHKRFVMYQLINAIKYMHSGNVIHRDLKPSNILIDTKCRLKVADFGLARTLSTTKRGVDYEKDDMENEVMLTDYVATRWYRAPEILVASRKYTKGIDMWSLGCILGEMIRQKPLFQGTSTVNQIEKIVNALPDVTPQDIESMGATFGSALLSKKIVRDRRYSLEEMLRNCCDDAMSLVKSLLILDPDSRMTAKAAIVHPYVNRFRTASADMELRADVVPPLQDDIRYSVNEYRSNLYDMILMESRNSRTSISARPNQTASGDGGGGTGGGGGVGSGSGGHNAAAAAAGRSVSRIRTGDRPTIPSDGNALGVNTIHRNYTQTWSEHNQHHHHNQHNHRRHHHHRHHRQQVHVGSPVDPPSNSQSGEVTPTPGPSSLQGPQRPPPPQAAHHRSASQAPPGARDNSHVALRRELAAVVATAPRTSNGNSLWQQATLNNHTQHSRNHSNGHSNGHSNGHSNGHSNGHSNGHSNGHSNGHSNGHSNGHSNGHSNGHTHGHGHGHGHGHGQGHIQGHGHGHTHTTHHAHGHGHHGNQQQMATQNSTTWQPTTTTILPWPEHPISNSNPPPVEQQHDQHDMAIRLRSRSLRKTSQDKAKLKPKLHPLPESQHSESEPKSTSLQQHVEHMLAVHTDKKKEARKAVKKEEERSYEQKVNDLEASLKALQLQQQKKKIDLQKSRHQKKEHCDQHKERNERIESESHPLPTESKPKESKKIRVVVTPKVAKAKDCPSQSKPQQQQSQPQPLQLPAGDGGSGECFYTPMGTQRQRSSNSSNITIGTASATANAAAAAAYCYRTRILYLEAEMAKCKRQLVNYVEDNKELLSQPPLRYHIKQLQAEQDEDVEDEDEDGCGCPIDPENPLALHNTQAKSPQNDSGVEVEQSGVGVNVNGGSGAGAGAGGDPSSSQSNYKTLKMQQHKQKQLQVKEFLTRDDVNAYELRPYKTKVYHDFADHQRQHHHQQHHQQERHQHHQERQQHHQERQQHHQERQQHHQERQQQKQLHREQREKLELGSFETHQHHRQKRHLNQYSKDLTYECQHFVTLGATKPGESHKQLQVHDMATDLRHCQRQRYHHHDHDDHHHHQQQQQQQHHYQLQQQQQHH; this is translated from the exons ATGGCTTCATTAGCGCCAAATGCCCATGATCGACGTATCCATGAGTTGGACGAAAATGTTGAAGAACTGTTTGATGTGAGAAAG CGTTTGGGCAAAGGAGCCTATGGCATTGTGTGGAAGGCAGTTGATAAACGTCAAAAGGAGACAGTTGCACTTAAGAAAATCTTTGATGCATTCCGTGATGAAACCGATGCCCAACGTACATATCGTGAGGTTATCTTTTTACGTGCTTTCCGCCATCATCCAAATATCATACGCATGTTGGATATTTATAA gGCTGGCAACAATTTGGATTTTTATTTAGTGTTTGAGTTTATGGAAAGCGATTTGCATAATGTGATTAAAAAGGGTGATGTACTTAAGGATATACACAAACGTTTCGTTATGTATCAATTGATTAATGCCATCAAATATATGCATTCGGGAAATGTTATACACAGAGATTTGAAGCCAAGTAATATATTGATTGATACAAAATGCAG ACTTAAAGTTGCTGATTTTGGATTGGCTCGTACGCTCTCCACCACCAAGCGTGGGGTCGACTATGAGAAAGATGATATGGAAAATGAGGTCATGTTGACAGATTATGTGGCCACACGTTGGTATCGTGCACCAGAAATTCTAGTTGCCAGTCGCAA ATACACAAAAGGCATTGATATGTGGAGCTTGGGCTGCATATTGGGCGAAATGATACGACAGAAGCCACTTTTTCAGGGCACCAGCACTGTAAATCAAATTGAGAAAATTGTTAACGCATTGCCCGATGTTACGCCCCAGGATATTGAATCGATGGGTGCCACTTTCGGTTCGGCATTGCTTAGTAAAAAAATTGTACGCGATCGACGATATTCGCTGGAGGAGATGTTACGCAATTGCTGTGATGATGCCATGTCATTGGTTAAATCTTTACTTATACTCGATCCAGATTCACGTATGACAGCCAAAGCGGCGATAGTCCATCCGTATGTAAATCGTTTTCGCACTGCCTCAGCTGATATGGAACTGCGAGCGGATGTTGTTCCACCACTTCAGGATGATATACGCTATAGTGTGAATGAATATCGTTCAAATCTTTATGATATGATATTGATGGAATCTCGAAATTCACGTACCAGTATTAGTGCTCGTCCCAATCAAACGGCATCTGgcgatggtggtggtggaacaggcggtggtggtggagtTGGTAGTGGAAGTGGAGGCCATAATGCTGCGGCTGCAGCTGCCGGGCGTTCAGTATCACGGATCAG AACCGGCGACCGGCCGACTATTCCATCAGATGGCAATGCACTTGGAGTAAATACAATTCATCGCAATTACACACAAACCTGGTCGGAACACAaccagcatcatcatcataatcagcATAATCATCgccgccatcatcatcatcgtcaccATCGTCAACAAGTGCATGTCGGATCCCCGGTAGATCCACCGAGCAATTCTCAATCTGGCGAGGTGACACCAACACCAGGACCATCATCATTACAAGGACCGCAAAGACCGCCACCACCACAAGCGGCTCACCATCGTTCGGCCAGTCAGGCACCGCCTGGAGCTCGTGATAATAGCCATGTGGCTTTACGCCGCGAACTGGCCGCTGTGGTGGCCACAGCACCGCGTACCAGCAATGGGAATAGCTTGTGGCAGCAAGCAACATTGAATAACCATACTCAACATAGCCGCAATCATAGTAATGGTCATAGTAATGGTCATAGTAATGGTCATAGTAATGGTCATAGTAATGGTCATAGTAATGGTCATAGTAATGGTCATAGTAATGGTCATAGTAATGGTCATAGTAATGGTCATAGTAATGGTCATAGTAATGGTCATACtcatggacatggacatggacatggtcATGGTCATGGTCAAGGTCATATTCAGGGACATGGTCATGGTCATACCCATACAACACATCATGCTCATGGTCATGGTCATCATGGTAATCAACAGCAAATGGCAACACAGAATTCTACGACGtggcagccaacaacaacaacgatttTGCCATGGCCGGAACATCCGATATCAAATTCGAATCCGCCTCCAGTGGAACAGCAGCATGACCAGCATGACATGGCCATACGACTGAGATCGCGTTCGCTACGCAAGACTTCCCAGGATAAAGCAAAATTAAAGCCCAAACTTCATCCACTACCCGAGAGCCAGCATTCTGAATCCGAACCGAAGTCAACCTCACTGCAACAGCATGTTGAACATATGCTGGCAGTTCACACGGATAAGAAAAAAGAAGCCAGAAAAGCTGTCAAAAAGGAAGAGGAGCGTTCTTACGAGCAAAAGGTCAATGATTTGGAGGCCTCCCTAAAGGCTCTGCAGCTGCAGCAACAGAAGAAAAAGATCGATTTGCAGAAATCGAGACACCAGAAAAAGGAACATTGTGACCAACATAAGGAGCGTAACGAACGTATCGAATCCGAGTCCCATCCATTGCCAACGGAGTCAAAGCCAAAAGAATCTAAGAAAATACGAGTGGTGGTCACACCAAAGGTGGCTAAAGCAAAAGATTGTCCATCCCAATCGAAaccgcagcagcaacagtcgCAGCCGCAGCCGCTGCAGCTGCCGGCGGGTGATGGGGGAAGTGGAGAATGCTTCTACACACCTATGGGCACACAGCGTCAAaggagcagcaacagcagcaacataaCCATTGGCACAGCCTCCGCCACAGCCAATGCAGCTGCGGCCGCTGCCTATTGCTATAGAACCCGTATACTTTATCTGGAGGCTGAGATGGCCAAATGTAAGCGGCAATTGGTTAACTATGTGGAGGATAATAAGGAGCTTCTTAGTCAACCTCCCCTACGCTATCATATCAAGCAATTGCAAGCAGAGCAGGACGAGGACGTGGAGGATGAGGACGAAGATGGTTGTGGATGTCCCATAGACCCTGAAAATCCATTAGCTTTACATAATACACAAGCCAAATCGCCGCAAAATGATTCCGGTGTAGAAGTCGAACAGAGCGGTGTCGGTGTCAATGTCAATGGCGGAAGTGGAGCCGGTGCCGGAGCCGGAGGTGACCCCAGTTCAAGTCAATCAAATTATAAGACCCTAAAGATGCAACAGcataaacaaaagcaattgcAAGTCAAAGAGTTTCTAACACGTGACGATGTCAATGCCTACGAGCTACGCCCATACAAGACTAAAGTCTATCATGATTTTGCTGATCATCAGAggcagcaccaccaccagcagcatcatcagcaGGAACGGCACCAACATCATCAGGAAcggcagcaacatcatcaggaacggcagcaacatcatcaggaacggcagcaacatcatcaggaacggcagcagcagaaacaaTTGCACCGGGAACAACGAGAGAAACTAGAATTGGGATCATTTGAAACGCATCAGCATCATCGCCAGAAACGTCACCTTAATCAATATAGCAAAGATTTAACCTATGAATGCCAACATTTCGTCACTTTGGGGGCTACAAAACCGGGTGAATCTCATAAGCAGCTGCAGGTTCATGATATGGCAACAGACTTACGCCACTGTCAACGTCAACgatatcatcatcatgatcatgatgatcatcatcatcatcaacaacaacaacaacagcagcatcaTTATCAActtcagcaacaacaacaacatcat
- the LOC6648266 gene encoding synembryn: protein MDAEHLKRLESKEVAHIPGILSDFNTKYADLLVFDSFHTDNQWHDLWLAIFAILDDAELSRLHTQCLNTVRILTRDEFSLQTNYIEQEVNSLLRLARIDAGSSLKLPATPDNLTEQEAETKVPESQPTDAQWEIISEALKCLCNLVYQSADCRRQCLRLHCLDAILKRVASSMRHPSALEYYDMKLLFLLTALEPAARTRLQIDLNGLTYMTKWLDDKLSEPSCTEEQLSIICELLKVMFNVTSAPDKSPNEHEIQSLHLTGVLRELLLRFGQLATEKERSVVTHAINLLTNISSSCLTELTLKCSNVDGQQQQQGQEASAKPGKCCALCFEKRNVRCLAVLLHYLRQTLAQQETEASSHELLSPVLTVLIKCARSDRVMRHYLRLEILPPLRDVSQRPEVGQELRNHLCRFLTLPAMILRDLSAELLFVLCKEDVGRMIKYTGYGNAAGLFAKRGILDCRRVEGADYSSDSEDSDTEEYKQQQQGINPVLGCVEPKLKHNPLDDLSEEQKEYEALQLVNLIEQLRQGGIVQPALIDKDGKPQPLEHILQLQEELPQQQLEQKRKT from the exons ATGGATGCGGAGCACTTAAAACGTTTGGAGAGCAAGGAGGTAGCCCACATTCCGGGCATACTGAGCGATTTTAACACAAAG TATGCAGATCTATTGGTCTTTGATAGTTTTCATACCGACAACCAATGGCATGACCTGTGGCTAGCCATTTTTGCCATATTGGACGATGCGGAGCTATCGCGTTTACATACCCAATGCCTGAATACGGTACGAATACTCACAAGAGATGAGTTCAGTTTGCAGACAAACTATATAGAGCAGGAGGTGAATAGCCTACTAAGGCTGGCCCGCATTGATGCCGGCAGCTCTCTAAAATTGCCAGCCACGCCCGACAATCTAACCGAACAAGAGGCGGAGACGAAGGTGCCGGAATCCCAGCCAACGGACGCCCAGTGGGAGATTATATCTGAGGCTCTGAAATGTCTGTGCAATCTAGTCTATCAATCGGCCGATTGTCGTCGGCAGTGTTTACGCCTGCATTGCCTGGATGCCATTCTAAAGCGTGTGGCCTCCTCCATGCGTCATCCGAGTGCTCTGGAATACTATGACATGAAACTGCTGTTCTTGCTCACAGCTTTGGAACCTGCAGCTCGCACACGTCTTCAAATAGATCTCAATGGACTTACTTATATGACCAAATGGTTGGACGACAAACTGTCGGAGCCCAGTTGCACCGAGGAACAACTATCCATCATTTGTGAGTTGCTCAAAGTTATGTTCAATGTGACAAGTGCGCCGGATAAGAGTCCCAATGAACATGAAATCCAAAGTTTACACCTCACGGGAGTTTTGCGGGAGCTGCTGCTTCGTTTTGGTCAATTGGCCACGGAAAAAGAACGCTCTGTGGTCACGCATGCGATTAACCTCCTGACCAACATTTCAAGCAGCTGTCTCACCGAACTCACCCTCAAGTGTAGCAACGTGGatgggcagcagcagcagcagggcCAAGAGGCTTCCGCGAAGCCAGGCAAATGTTGCGCCCTCTGTTTTGAAAAGCGAAATGTACGTTGTCTAGCCGTACTATTACATTATCTGCGTCAGACATTGGCCCAACAGGAGACTGAGGCCAGCAGTCATGAATTGCTCTCTCCTGTGCTCACTGTCCTTATCAAATGTGCACGCAGTGATCGGGTAATGCGGCACTATTTGCGGCTAGAGATACTGCCACCGTTGCGCGATGTCAGCCAAAGGCCCGAGGTTGGCCAGGAACTGCGCAATCATCTGTGCCGTTTCCTCACCCTGCCAGCCATGATCCTGCGTGATCTTTCCGCCGAATTGTTGTTTGTGCTGTGCAAAGAGGATGTCGGTCGAATGATCAAATACACAGGCTATGGCAATGCAGCTGGTCTGTTTGCCAAGCGTGGCATACTGGACTGCAGGCGTGTCGAGGGTGCTGATTACTCATCGGATAGCGAAGATAGCGACACCGAGGAATacaagcagcaacagcagggCATTAATCCCGTGCTGGGCTGTGTGGAGCCCAAGCTCAAGCACAATCCTTTGGATGACCTTTCTGAGGAGCAGAAGGAGTACGAGGCATTGCAATTAGTCAATCTTATTGAGCAACTGCGTCAAGGAGGTATTGTTCAGCCTGCATTAATAGACAAGGATGGTAAGCCGCAGCCATTGGAGCATATATTGCAGCTGCAGGAGGAACTGCCGCAGCAACAGCTCGAGCAAAAGCGTAAAACTTAA
- the LOC6648267 gene encoding kelch-like protein 5 isoform X2 encodes MSAVNQKDSPSRDSTASTSGHISMLAENTLESLSRDYSLGSLNSAGSQDEFFRCRDHADNILKRMQLYVDSQQLCDVVLIAGIDGKRVPAHRLVLSASSAYFSAMFTGSLRETKEQEVTLGEVHGDALHLLVQYCYTGFIELREDTVETLLATACLLQLNSVVTACCNFLARQLHPSNCLGFAFFAEQQSCTTLLRLAQAYTCQYFMQVCQNQEFFQLNADQLGKLLCSDDLNVPSEQDVFHSLMSWVRHDGANREQHIPELLALVRLPLLQPAFIMDHVENVCNANECQQLVMEAFKWHLMPERRSRIATERTTPRKSTVGRLLAVGGMDAHKGPISIESYCPRLDKWTPWKHMTSRRLQFGAAVMEDKLILVGGRDGLKTLNTVESLDLNTMAWAPLNPMATPRHGLGVAVLEGPLYAVGGHDGWSYLNTVERWDPIARTWSYVAPMSSMRSTAGVAVLGGRLYAVGGRDGSVCHRSIECYDPHTNKWSLLAPMNRRRGGVAVTVANGFLYALGGHDCPASNPMVCRTETVERYDPATDNWTLICSLALGRDAIGCALLGDRLIVVGGYDGNHAIKHVEEYDPVRNAWNELASMGFPRAGACVVAIPNIIPPAAQQPPPSATV; translated from the exons atGTCAGCAGTCAATCAAAAAGACAGTCCAAGTCGTGACTCCACCGCATCGACATCAGGACATATCTCAATGCTAGCCGAGAATACACTGGAATCCTTATCCCGTGATTATAGTCTCGGGAGCTTGAATTCAGCTGGCAGCCAGGATGAGTTCTTTCGCTGTCGGGATCATGCCGATAATATATTAAAACGCATGCAACTGTATGTGGATAGTCAGCAATTGTGCGATGTGGTACTCATAGCTGGCATCGATGGCAAGCG CGTGCCCGCACATCGTCTGGTACTATCAGCCTCAAGTGCCTACTTTTCCGCCATGTTTACGGGATCCCTACGAGAAACCAAAGAGCAAGAGGTCACTCTGGGTGAGGTGCATGGCGATGCTTTGCATTTACTGGTGCAATATTGTTATACCGGGTTCATTGAACTCCGGGAAGACACCGTAGAGACACTACTGGCCACTGCCTGCCTTTTACAATTGAATTCCGTGGTGACGGCATGTTGCAATTTCCTGGCACGTCAATTGCATCCTTCCAATTGTCTGGGATTCGCTTTCTTTGCCGAGCAACAAAGCTGCACCACATTGCTACGATTGGCCCAGGCCTATACCTGTCAATATTTCATGCAGGTGTGCCAAAATCAAGAATTCTTTCAACTAAATGCCGATCAGTTGGGTAAACTGTTATGCAGCGATGATCTCAATGTGCCATCCGAGCAGGATGTCTTCCATAGTCTTATGTCATGGGTGCGTCACGATGGCGCTAATCGGGAGCAGCATATACCAGAGCTATTGGCACTTGTCCGACTGCCTTTGCTGCAGCCAGCATTTATAATGGATCATGTGGAGAATGTGTGCAATGCCAATGAATGCCAACAGCTGGTCATGGAGGCATTCAAATGGCATTTGATGCCCGAGAGGCGATCCCGCATAGCCACAGAGCGGACAACGCCACGTAAGTCTACGGTTGGACGTTTGCTGGCTGTCGGTGGCATGGATGCGCACAAGGGCCCCATCAGCATAGAAAGCTACTGCCCTCGGTTGGACAAGTGGACGCCATGGAAACATATGACCAGTCGTCGACTTCAATTTGGCGCAGCTGTTATGGAGGACAAACTGATATTGGTTGGAGGGCGTGATGGcctaaaaactttaaatacgGTGGAAAGTCTGGATTTAAATACGATGGCCTGGGCCCCACTAAATCCCATGGCAACGCCACGGCACGGCCTCGGGGTGGCTGTATTGGAGGGTCCGCTCTATGCGGTAGGCGGTCATGATGGTTGGAGCTATTTAAACACAGTAGAACG CTGGGATCCCATTGCACGTACATGGAGCTATGTGGCGCCCATGTCATCGATGCGTTCAACTGCTGGTGTGGCTGTGTTAGGTGGACGACTGTATGCGGTGGGAGGACGTGATGGTTCGGTTTGTCATCGTTCTATTGAATGCTATGACCCTCATACCAACAAATGGAGCCTATTGGCACCTATGAATCGGCGACGTGGAGGCGTGGCC GTGACTGTGGCGAATGGTTTCCTTTATGCCTTGGGCGGACATGATTGTCCAGCCAGTAATCCCATGGTCTGCCGCACTGAAACTGTCGAACGCTATGACCCAGCAACCGATAACTGGACACTG ATTTGCTCACTGGCTTTGGGCAGAGATGCCATTGGTTGTGCTCTGCTTGGAGATCGCCTTATTGTTGTCGGTGGCTATGATGGTAACCATGCTATTAAGCATGTCGAGGAATATGATCCTGTTCGCAATGCCTGGAACGAATTGGCATCCATGGGCTTTCCACGGGCTGGCGCCTGTGTTGTGGCCATACCGAATATTATACCGCCAGCAGCTCAACAGCCACCGCCTAGTGCTACAGTTTAG